A section of the Oryzias latipes chromosome 10, ASM223467v1 genome encodes:
- the LOC111948023 gene encoding uncharacterized protein LOC111948023 — MERKKQKIRKKKPRIQTTPDHTSSHVSAPEELTTEVVALKHGDTRTGAKKLSPDQTSSHVLACQKMTTEGLALKPGDTRPGAKKLSPDKKASYVLAHQKKATEVVVLKPGDTKPGAKKLSLGKKPSHVLARQKMTTEVVAPEPGDTRPWAKKLSPDQTSSEFSARQKMTTEVVALKPGDTRHKTKKLSPDQTSSHVLARQKVVAFKAEDTRPEAQKQYYYTWVFILFLLFLSIFFILIIFFKNY; from the exons atggaaagaaaaaaacaaaagataagaaagaaaaaaccaaGGATTCAAACAACACCTGATCATACATCAAGTCATGTCTCGGCCCCTGAAGAGTTGACAACAGAG GTGGTGGCACTCAAACATGGAGACACCAGAACTggggcaaagaaactttcaccTGATCAAACATCAAGTCATGTCTTGGCCtgtcaaaaaatgacaacagag GGGTTGGCACTCAAGCCTGGAGACACCAGACCTggggcaaagaaactttcaccTGATAAAAAAGCTAGTTATGTCTTGGCCCATCAAAAAAAGGCAACAGAG gtgGTGGTACTCAAACCTGGAGACACCAAACCTggggcaaagaaactttcactTGGTAAAAAACCTAGTCATGTCTTGGCCCGTCAAAAGATGACAACAGAG gtCGTGGCACCTGAACCTGGAGACACCAGACCTtgggcaaagaaactttcaccTGATCAAACATCAAGTGAATTCTCGGCCCgtcaaaaaatgacaacagag gTGGTGGCACTCAAACCAGGAGACACCAGACATAAGACAAAGAAACTTTCACCTGATCAAACATCAAGTCATGTCTTGGCCCGCCAAAAA gtGGTGGCATTCAAAGCTGAAGACACCAGACCTGAGGCACAGAAACAATATTATTACACTTgggtttttatattattcttattatttttaagtatattttttatacttattattttctttaaaaattactAA